A window of the Salvelinus alpinus chromosome 25, SLU_Salpinus.1, whole genome shotgun sequence genome harbors these coding sequences:
- the LOC139553870 gene encoding YTH domain-containing family protein 2-like → MSASSLLEQRPKGQGNKVQNGAVTQKVTLNDDEFEPYLNPQARQSNAYTAMSDSYMPSYYSPSIGFSYSLNEAAWSTGGDPPMPYLTSYGQLSNGEHHFLPDPMFGQPGPLGSNPFLGQHSFNFFPSSMDFSAWGNNSSQGQSTQNSGYSSSYAYAPSSLGGAMIDGQSPFAQNEPLNKAPGMNSLDQGMAGLKIGGGAGDMGAPKVVGSGLPRGPLGHSQVSGGAPSMPLPPVSIAPAKPASWADIASKPAKPQPKLKTKGGIAGTNLPPPPIKHNMDIGTWDNKGTMPKASTPQQAPLPSNGQPPNQGSPQPGTMAGGTPQLPLSNGQLVASSAQLGQHQFPPNGQLQLSQGPPPTTQPSQPTRWVPPRNRANGFGDAVGGAGQSPPNSGVGGVLVPSEPHPVLEKLRLVNNYNPKDFDWNLKQGRVFIIKSYSEDDIHRSIKYNIWCSTEHGNKRLDAAYRSLGAKGPLYLLFSVNGSGHFCGVAEMRSPVDYNTCAGVWSQDKWKGRFDVRWIFVKDVPNSQLRHIRLENNENKPVTNSRDTQEVPLDKARQVLKIIAGYKHTTSIFDDFSHYEKRQEEEDCVKKVEVQGSEPYPSNPNPSRSHYRLQERQGRVK, encoded by the exons ATGTCAGCCAGCAGCCTTCTTGAACAG AGACCGAAAGGCCAAGGAAACAAAG TGCAAAACGGAGCTGTGACCCAAAAGGTTACTTTGAATGATGATGAGTTTGAGCCTTACCTGAACCCTCAGGCCAGACAG AGCAATGCCTATACGGCCATGTCGGACTCCTACATGCCCAGTTACTACAGCCCATCCATAGGATTCTCTTACTCCCTGAACGAGGCAGCATGGTCCACCGGTGGAGATCCTCCCATGCCTTACCTGACCTCGTATGGACAGCTGAGCAACGGGGAGCACCACTTCCTGCCTGATCCCATGTTTGGCCAGCCAGGCCCGCTGGGCAGCAACCCCTTCTTGGGCCAGCACAGTTTCAACTTCTTTCCCAGCAGTATGGACTTCTCTGCCTGGGGCAACAACAGCTCTCAGGGACAGTCTACGCAGAACTCTGGCTACAGCAGTAGCTATGCCTACGCACCCAGCTCGCTAGGTGGCGCCATGATCGACGGACAGTCCCCCTTCGCCCAGAACGAGCCCCTCAACAAGGCACCTGGCATGAACAGCTTGGACCAGGGCATGGCTGGACTTAAGATTGGTGGCGGTGCCGGGGACATGGGGGCTCCAAAGGTGGTGGGCTCTGGCCTCCCCAGGGGACCCCTAGGCCACAGCCAGGTTTCTGGTGGAGCTCCCAGCATGCCACTGCCCCCCGTGTCCATCGCCCCCGCTAAGCCCGCCTCCTGGGCGGACATTGCCAGCAAGCCGGCCAAGCCGCAGCCCAAGCTGAAAACCAAGGGTGGCATAGCGGGGACCAACCTGCCCCCTCCGCCCATCAAACACAACATGGACATTGGTACTTGGGACAACAAGGGGACCATGCCTAAAGCGTCCACCCCCCAGCAGGCGCCTCTCCCCAGCAACGGGCAGCCGCCCAACCAAGGCTCACCTCAGCCCGGCACCATGGCCGGAGGAACCCCACAACTGCCCCTCAGCAATGGACAGTTGGTGGCCTCTTCGGCCCAGCTGGGGCAGCACCAATTCCCCCCCAACGGGCAGCTGCAGCTTTCCCAGGGCCCCCCGCCCACCACCCAGCCATCTCAGCCCACCCGCTGGGTCCCTCCACGAAACCGTGCCAACGGCTTTGGGGATGCCGTGGGTGGGGCGGGGCAGTCGCCCCCCAACTCGGGCGTGGGTGGGGTGCTGGTGCCCTCGGAGCCACACCCGGTGCTGGAGAAGCTGCGCCTGGTCAACAACTACAACCCCAAAGACTTTGACTGGAATCTCAAGCAGGGGCGTGTGTTCATCATCAAGAGCTACTCAGAGGACGACATCCACCGCTCCATCAAGTACAACATCTGGTGTAGCACAGAGCACGGCAACAAGCGCCTGGACGCCGCCTACCGCTCGCTGGGCGCCAAGGGCCCCCTCTACCTGCTCTTCAGCGTCAACGGCAGTGGCCACTTTTGCGGCGTGGCGGAGATGCGTTCGCCCGTGGACTACAATACCTGCGCCGGCGTGTGGTCGCAGGACAAGTGGAAGGGGCGCTTTGACGTGCGCTGGATCTTTGTTAAGGACGTTCCCAACAGCCAGCTGCGGCACATCCGCCTGGAGAACAACGAGAATAAGCCAGTCACCAACTCGCGGGACACGCAGGAAGTGCCTCTGGACAAGGCACGGCAGGTGCTGAAGATCATCGCCGGCTACAAGCACACCACCTCCATCTTTGACGACTTCTCCCACTACGAGAAGCGCCAAGAGGAGGAGGACTGTGTGAAAAAG GTGGAGGTCCAGGGTAGCGAGCCGTACCCCAGTAACCCCAACCCCAGCAGGAGTCATTACAGACTTCAG GAACGCCAAGGACGTGTCAAGTAA